One Pseudomonas sp. B21_DOA genomic window, ACAACGGCCAGACCTGTGTCTGCGCCAACCGCTTGTACATTCAGGACGCGGTCTACGATGCGTTCGCCGAGAAGCTGAAAGTGGCGGTGGCCAAACTGAAGATCGGTAACGGTCTGGAAGACGGCACCACCACCGGCCCGCTGATCGACGAGAAAGCCGTGGCCAAGGTTCAGGAACACATCGCTGATGCTGTAAGCAAAGGCGCCACCGTACTGGCTGGCGGCAAGGCGATGGAAGGCAACTTCTTTGAGCCGACCATCCTGACCAACGTGCCGAAAAACGCGGCCGTGGCCAAGGAAGAAACCTTCGGTCCGCTGGCGCCGCTGTTCCGCTTCAAAGACGAAGCCGAAGTAATCGCGATGTCCAACGACACCGAATTCGGTCTGGCCTCGTATTTCTATGCGCGCGACCTAGGCCGTGTATTTCGTGTCGCCGAAGCGCTGGAATACGGCATGGTCGGCGTCAACACCGGGCTGATCTCCAACGAAGTCGCGCCGTTCGGCGGCATCAAGGCCTCGGGCCTGGGCCGTGAAGGCTCCAAGTACGGCATCGAAGATTACCTGGAAATCAAATACCTCTGCCTGGGCATCTGAGCCGAGTAAGGGATCGCTGCAAACGCAAAGGGCACGAGAGCGCTGTCCCTTTGCGTGGTTTCAAACAGTAATTTTCTCTGCGGCCAGGAACGCCGTGGCAGTCGATCATCGCATGCTGCCACCGCCGATTCCTCCCGCTTCATCCTTGGACCACGCCGCCCGATGAGCGGCGAATGAGGACTGTAATGAGCAAGACTAACGCTGAACTGATGGCCCGCCGCACCAATGCCGTACCTCGTGGTGTTGGCCAGATTCACCCGATCTTCGCCGAGTCGGCAAAGAACGCCACCGTAACCGACGTTGAAGGTCGCGAGTTCATCGACTTCGCCGGCGGCATCGCCGTACTCAACACCGGCCACGTGCACCCGAAAATCATCGCCGCCGTGACCGAACAACTGAACAAGCTGACCCACACCTGCTTCCAGGTGCTGGCTTACGAGCCGTACGTTGAGCTGTGCGAAAAAATCAACGCCAAGGTGCCGGGTGATTTCGCCAAGAAAACCCTGCTGGTTACCACCGGTTCCGAAGCGGTTGAAAACGCCGTGAAGATCGCCCGTGCCGCCACTGGCCGTGCTGGGGTGATCGCTTTCACTGGCGCTTACCACGGCCGCACCATGATGACCCTGGGTCTGACCGGTAAAGTCGTGCCGTATTCGGCGGGCATGGGCCTGATGCCAGGCGGCATCTTTCGCGCGCTGTACCCGAACGAACTGCACGGCGTGAGCATCGACGATTCGATCGCTTCCATCGAGCGCATCTTCAAGAACGACGCCGAGCCGAAAGACATCGCTGCGATCATCATCGAGCCGGTGCAGGGCGAAGGTGGTTTCTACGTTGCGCCGAAGGAATTCATGAAGCGTCTGCGCGCGCTGTGCGACCAGCACGGCATCCTCCTGATCGCTGACGAAGTGCAGACCGGCGCTGGCCGCACCGGCACGTTCTTCGCCATGGAACAGATGGGCGTTGCCGCCGACCTGACCACCTTCGCCAAGTCCATCGCTGGCGGCTTCCCGCTGGCCGGCGTGTGCGGCAAGGCCGAATACATGGACGCCATCGCTCCGGGCGGCCTGGGCGGCACCTACGCCGGTAGCCCGATCGCTTGCGCCGCTGCACTGGCAGTGATGGAAGTGTTCGAAGAAGAGCAACTGCTGGACCGCTGCAAGGCTGTCGGCGAGCGACTGGTCACGGGCCTTAAGGCCATTCAGGCCAAGTACCCGGTGATCGGTGAAGTGCGTGCGCTGGGCGCGATGATCGCGGTCGAGCTGTTCGAAAACGGCGACAGCCACAAGCCGAACCCGACTGCCGTGGCTGCCGTGGTGGCCAAGGCGCGTGACAAGGGCCTGATCCTGCTGTCCTGCGGCACTTACGGTAACGTGCTGCGCGTGCTGGTTCCGCTGACGTCGCCGGACGAGCAACTGAACAAAGGCCTGGCGATCATCGAAGAGTGCTTCTCCGAGCTCTGATCCATTGGTGTGACCTGCTCGACAAAAACCCGCTTCGGCGGGTTTTTTTATGCCTGTAGAAACACATCGGACCTGTTTGCGCTGTATCGAATCGCCAGCATTGGCTAAGGTTCAGGCATTGCAAGGAGAGCGCGCATGACTGCCGTTGATTTACCCGCCGTACCTCGAGTGTTGATTGCCGAGGCCGATCCCTGGTCCCGCGACCTGCTCAAACAAGTGCTGCTCAACGTGCGCTGTGACGCGCGGCTGGATCTTTGCGCCGATGGCCAGCAGGCAATGTCGTTGCTTGGCGAGGTGCCTTATGACCTGGCCATCGTTGATTGGGAACTGCCCGGCATCGATGGACTGCATGTGCTGCGCAGCGTGCGTCAGCGCAAACGCAATCCGCCGCTGCCGTTCATTTTGATGAGCAGCCGTAACGACAGCGCCAGCGTGCGCGAAGCGATTCCGCTGGCGCCGACGGCGTACCTGACCAAACCGTTGAACATGGAAGGCCTGACCGAGCGCTTGCAGGGGTTGCTGCTCAACGCTGGCGAAGCAGTGGTTTGCGAAGTGCCAGCGCTGGCACCGGGCATGACCCTGTCGGTGTTCCTTGAGCGGCGTCGTGAGCAGGCCGATGGCGCGCCGCTGATGACTGACGTGCAAGTGGCGGTCAAGCGTAGCCTCAATCCCGAGGGGCTGGATCTGAAGCTGCTGGAACAGGAAGTGCGCACCGATCCGCAGATTACCGCCGTGCTGATCGCGGCAGCCAACAGCGCTGCGCAGCATCACGGAGCGCCCGTGCAGACCCTCGCTCAGGCGCTGCATCGACTCGGCACCGGGCAAAGCATGAACCTGATCCTCGGGCTGGCGCTGAAACGCAGCGCCCGGCTCAGCAATGCGTGTCTGGCAGATTATGCTGAGCGTTATTGGGGGCTGTCACTGCATACGGCGGAATACGCGCGGACGCTGGCGCGCCTGCTTGATCTGGATCAGGAGCGCTGCTATTGCGCGGGCATGTTGCATCGGCTCGGCGATCTGGCGCTGCTGCGCTGCTTGCAGGAATGGCAGCAGGCCGGCGGCGAGCTGGACGAGCTGGAGGAGGTCGGTGAAGCGCTGGCGAAGTTTGGCGCTTCTTATGGCTCGGCGTTGCGCACCCGCTGGCGTCTGCCGCTGGAGTTGCGCGAGTTGATTGCTTCGGTCTATCAGTTGGGCGGCGGCGTGTATTCCCGCGAGGCATTGGTGATGAACATGGCGGCGCAGATGGCGCAGCTGACCGAGCATGAAGGCGTTGAGGAACTGGCGAAGAGCCGGACGGCGCGGTTGCTCAAGATCGGGCTGCCGGAGTTGCTGCGGATGCGCAAATGACAGATCACCACATTCCGATGTGGGAGCGAGCCTGCTCGCGAAGGCAGTGTGTCATGCAGCTCTGAGTTCACTGACAGAATGCTTTCGCGAGCAGGCTCGCTCCCACAGGTCCAGCACCAGGCGCGGAGACCGGATCAGGCCGCAATAATCCGGTTCTTGCCCTGCCGTTTCGCCTCATACATCGCGGCATCCGCGCGGGCGAACAGGCTGTCCAGGCTCTTGTCTTCGTCGGTGAGGTTGGTCAGGCCCTGGCTCACGGTGATGCTGAATGCTTGGCCGTCATGGTTGAAGCGCAGTCGCTGGATCTCCTGCTGCAGGCGCTCCGCCACTTGCACCGCCATTTCCGGTGCACAGCCGGGGAACACCGCGGCGAACTCCTCACCGCCAATTCGTCCGAACAGGTCACCGCGGCGCAATGAGCCGCGGCCGCATTCGGCGATTCGCTGCAGCACGTTGTCGCCCTCGGGGTGGCCGTAGCTGTCGTTAATTACTTTGAAATCGTCGATGTCCAGCAGCAGGAAGGCCAGCGGTGTGCCTTGGCGGCGGGCCTCGGCGAACTCGCGGTGGGCGCATTCGAAGAAGTGACGGCGGTTGCTGCTTTGCGTCAGCACATCGGTGGTGGCCAAGCGTTGCAGCTCGGTTTCCATGTGCTTTTTGTCGGTGATGTCTTCGGCGATGCCGACGATGATCACCGGCTGCCCAGGCTCGTCCTGGCGATTGATAAAGCATTTGTCGCTGAGCCAGCGCACCTGGCCGTCGGCGGCAATGATGCGGTACTCGCGATCTTCCACCGCACCTCGGTGCAGGACTTCGGCCAGGCTTTGTTCGGCGTACTCCAGATCATCGGGGTAAATGCTGTCGCGCCACTGGTTGTAGTCAGCCAACAACAGCGCGGCCGAACGGCCGAAAATCCGTTCGTACGCCGGGCTGACGTAGAGCACCTGGCGGGTTTCCCAGTTGAAGGCCCAGAGCACGGCGTTGACGCTGACCAGCAGCGAACTGATCAGCTGTTCGCGCTCGCTCAGGCGCGCAACTTCGCCTTGCGCGTGCATCAGCGCCATCAGCGTTTGCGCGGCCTCGGGCCATTGGGTGAAGGATGTGTCTTTCTGGTTGTTGTTGACCATCGGCACAAATCTCAAAGGGCGCGCCGCAATGTCGACGACGGCCACAGGACAACCCGCCGGGATGGCGAAGTGTCATTGAGATAGGGGATTTTCGGCGAAGTTCCCGGCCAGTACCGAGTCCCGCCGGGCGGTGAGCCGTCGGAGCTGCCGAGTGCAACGAGGCTGCGATCTCTTTCAGATCACAGCCTCAGTGCAGGTCAGACCGCCGCAGGACGCAGCGAGTAGGTTTTCAGCTGATCGGCAAAATCACGTAACGACTGGATGCCACTGGCCTCGGCCTCGTGAATCCACTCCTTGATGGCGGCGAGCATGTCGTGGCCATTGGAGCTGGTCTTGACCCAGATCTGCTGCAGCGCCAGGCGCTTTTCGTAAATCACTTTCAGCGCCTGGCTGTGTTCGAGCATGGTTTGAATGCGCAAGTGATGACGGTCTTCCAGCAGGCTGGTTTCCCGCGACAGCAGGCGTTTGGCCCGGTGGAACTGGTGCCGCACCGAATGATCGACCTTGGCCAGCTCTTGCTTGACCAGTGGGCCGATTACCAATTTGCGGTACTGGGCCATGATCTGGAAACGGTTGTTCAGGATCGCCATGGCGGTGTCCATGTCCAGGCTGCCCTTGCCTTCGACGCGGTGGGCAATCGGTGCGACCCGCTGCACCTTGGCCAGACGCAGGAAGCAGAACACTTTGATCCATGCCCAGCCGAGATCGAATTCCCACTTCTTGACCGACAGCTTGGCCGAGTTGGGGTAGGTGTGATGGTTGTTGTGCAGTTCTTCGCCGCCGATCAGGATGCCCCACGGCACCAGATTGGTGGCCGCGTCACGGCATTCGAAGTTGCGGTAGCCGACGGCATGGCCCAGACCGTTGATCACGCCCGCGGCCCACACTGGAATCCACATCATCTGGATGGCCCAGATGGTGATGCCGATGGTGCCGAACAGCAGCAGGTCAATCACGCCCATGATCGCCACGCCCAGCAGCGGATAGCGGCTGTAGACGTTGCGTTCGATCCAGTCTTCCGGGCAGTTCTTGCCGTAGATGCGCAGGGTTTCCGGGTTCTGCGCTTCGCTGCGATACAGCTCGGCGCCGGTGCGCAGCACCGTGGACAGGCCCTTGATGACCGGGCTGTGCGGGTCATCTTCGGTTTCGCATTTGGCGTGGTGTTTGCGGTGGATGGCGGTCCACTCGCGGGTGTTCTGCGCGGTGGTCAGCCACAGCCAGAAACGGAAAAAGTGCTTGAGACCCGCATTCAGCTCGAGCGAGCGATGGGCCGAGTAACGGTGCAGATAGACCGTGACGGCAACAATCGTCACATGGGTCATCAGCAGGGTGACCGCGACCAGTGACCAGGCCGACAAGCCAAGAAAACCTTCGTACCACATAGGCTATAGGGCCCTCGATAAAGATAAAAACAGCCGTTGCATTATCACTAAGCACACAGATAAAACCAGTCGCCCTTTCAGATAAGAAGTCGCTGAATGTTTCTTCACCTATAATTCCAACCTTTTTGTAGGGACATGGACGACCGAATGTCTGCGACTTACCGCGATGCCTTGCGTGCAGCGCTGCTCTACCTCGTACTGGCCGCCGTGTGGCTGCAGGTTTCTGATCATTTATTAAGCAGATTCTTCGATGACTCCAGTGCGCTGGCCCACTGGCAACTGATCAACGGTTACCTGCTGGCCGGGGTCAGCGCCGCGCTGATTTTCCTCGCGCGGGCGCGGCTGGGTCGGTTTCTCGGCATCGGTGCCCGCCTGCGCGAGCGCCACAGCGACCGTGAGCGCCTGCGTCAGGCGGCCGCCGTGTTCGATTGCACCCGCGAAGGCGTACTGGTTACCGATTACCGTGGCCTGATCGTTCACGTCAACCGCGCCTTTATCGAGATCACCGGTTATCGGCGCGATGAAGTGATCGGCCAGCAGCCCAGCCTGTTCAAGTCTGGCCATCATCCGCCGGGCTTCTATCAGGCGATGTTCGCCACCCTCGAGGCCGAAGGTGAATGGAGCGGCGAGATCTGGAACCGGCGCAAGACCGGCGAGATTTATCCTCAGTGGCAGACCATCCGGGTGATTCACGATGATTTCGGCCGGCTCAGCCATTACGTGGCGGTGTTCTCCGACATCAGCGCAATCAAGGATTCCGAGTCCGAGCTCAAACACCTGGCGCATCACGATCCGTTGACCGATCTGCCCAATCGCCTGCTGTTCAGCGACCGCGCCGAGCAGGCGCTGGCGTCGGCGCAGACGCACAAGCGTGGCTGCGCGCTGCTGATGCTCGATCTGGATCACTTCAAGCTGATCAACGATAGCCTCGGGCATAACGTCGGCGACCGCTTGCTCAAAGCCGTAGCGACGCGTTTGCAGGCACTGTTCGGCCCCGGCATCACCCTCGCGCGGTTGGGCGGCGATGAGTTCGCGGTGCTCGCGGAAAGTTGTCCACAGCCTGCGCAGGCGGCGGCATTGGCGCAACGCATTCTGGATGCGTTGAAAGAGCCGCTGCTGATGGATGGCAATCAACTGTTCATCAACGCGAGCATCGGCATCAGCCTGTTTCCCAGCGATGCCTTGAGTGCCGAGCAGTTGTTGCGCAATGCCGACAGTGCGCTGTTCAAGGCCAAAAGCAGCGGGCGCAATGGCTACGCGCTGTATACCGAAGAGCTGACCGCCCATGCCCAGCAACGGGTCGAAATCGCCTTCGAGCTGCGCCGCGCACTGGAGCAGGACGAGCTGCGCGTTTACTACCAACCGGTGCATGACTTGCACAGCAGCCGTCTGATCGGCGTCGAGGCACTGGTGCGCTGGCAGCATCCGCAGCGCGGGCTGGTGTCGCCGGCGGAATTCATTCCGATTGCCGAGCGCACCGGGCTGATTGCCGACATCGATGCCTGGGTGATGCAGCAGGCGTGCCGGCAGATGTGCCAATGGCAGCAGAGCGGTGTGGTGCTGGCGTTCGTCGCCGTGAATGTCTCCTCGCGGCTGTTTGCCCGGCGCGAGTTGTACCAGCAGGTGGCGCAGGTGCTGCAAGACACCGGGCTGGATCCGGCGTATCTGGAACTGGAAGTCACCGAAAGTGCGGTGATGGACGATCCGGAAGTGGCACTGGAACAGATGCATCGCTTGCGCGAACTCGGCGTGCGCCTGGCCATCGATGATTTCGGCACCGGCTATTCGTCGCTGCTGCGGCTCAAGCGTCTTCCGGTGCAGAAACTCAAGATCGACCAAGGCTTCGTCGCCGGGTTGCCGTGGGACGAGGATGACGTGGCGATTGTCCAAGTGATCATCGCGCTGGCGCGGAGCATGGGCATGCAGGTGCACGCCGAGGGGATCGAGCAGGTTGAGCAGGCAACATTTCTGTTGGCGCAAGAATGCGATCTGGGGCAGGGCTACTGGTTTGGGCGGCCGGTGTCTGCGGATCGGCTTG contains:
- the gabT gene encoding 4-aminobutyrate--2-oxoglutarate transaminase, with the translated sequence MSKTNAELMARRTNAVPRGVGQIHPIFAESAKNATVTDVEGREFIDFAGGIAVLNTGHVHPKIIAAVTEQLNKLTHTCFQVLAYEPYVELCEKINAKVPGDFAKKTLLVTTGSEAVENAVKIARAATGRAGVIAFTGAYHGRTMMTLGLTGKVVPYSAGMGLMPGGIFRALYPNELHGVSIDDSIASIERIFKNDAEPKDIAAIIIEPVQGEGGFYVAPKEFMKRLRALCDQHGILLIADEVQTGAGRTGTFFAMEQMGVAADLTTFAKSIAGGFPLAGVCGKAEYMDAIAPGGLGGTYAGSPIACAAALAVMEVFEEEQLLDRCKAVGERLVTGLKAIQAKYPVIGEVRALGAMIAVELFENGDSHKPNPTAVAAVVAKARDKGLILLSCGTYGNVLRVLVPLTSPDEQLNKGLAIIEECFSEL
- a CDS encoding response regulator — encoded protein: MTAVDLPAVPRVLIAEADPWSRDLLKQVLLNVRCDARLDLCADGQQAMSLLGEVPYDLAIVDWELPGIDGLHVLRSVRQRKRNPPLPFILMSSRNDSASVREAIPLAPTAYLTKPLNMEGLTERLQGLLLNAGEAVVCEVPALAPGMTLSVFLERRREQADGAPLMTDVQVAVKRSLNPEGLDLKLLEQEVRTDPQITAVLIAAANSAAQHHGAPVQTLAQALHRLGTGQSMNLILGLALKRSARLSNACLADYAERYWGLSLHTAEYARTLARLLDLDQERCYCAGMLHRLGDLALLRCLQEWQQAGGELDELEEVGEALAKFGASYGSALRTRWRLPLELRELIASVYQLGGGVYSREALVMNMAAQMAQLTEHEGVEELAKSRTARLLKIGLPELLRMRK
- a CDS encoding sensor domain-containing diguanylate cyclase, which gives rise to MVNNNQKDTSFTQWPEAAQTLMALMHAQGEVARLSEREQLISSLLVSVNAVLWAFNWETRQVLYVSPAYERIFGRSAALLLADYNQWRDSIYPDDLEYAEQSLAEVLHRGAVEDREYRIIAADGQVRWLSDKCFINRQDEPGQPVIIVGIAEDITDKKHMETELQRLATTDVLTQSSNRRHFFECAHREFAEARRQGTPLAFLLLDIDDFKVINDSYGHPEGDNVLQRIAECGRGSLRRGDLFGRIGGEEFAAVFPGCAPEMAVQVAERLQQEIQRLRFNHDGQAFSITVSQGLTNLTDEDKSLDSLFARADAAMYEAKRQGKNRIIAA
- a CDS encoding fatty acid desaturase produces the protein MWYEGFLGLSAWSLVAVTLLMTHVTIVAVTVYLHRYSAHRSLELNAGLKHFFRFWLWLTTAQNTREWTAIHRKHHAKCETEDDPHSPVIKGLSTVLRTGAELYRSEAQNPETLRIYGKNCPEDWIERNVYSRYPLLGVAIMGVIDLLLFGTIGITIWAIQMMWIPVWAAGVINGLGHAVGYRNFECRDAATNLVPWGILIGGEELHNNHHTYPNSAKLSVKKWEFDLGWAWIKVFCFLRLAKVQRVAPIAHRVEGKGSLDMDTAMAILNNRFQIMAQYRKLVIGPLVKQELAKVDHSVRHQFHRAKRLLSRETSLLEDRHHLRIQTMLEHSQALKVIYEKRLALQQIWVKTSSNGHDMLAAIKEWIHEAEASGIQSLRDFADQLKTYSLRPAAV
- a CDS encoding EAL domain-containing protein, which produces MSATYRDALRAALLYLVLAAVWLQVSDHLLSRFFDDSSALAHWQLINGYLLAGVSAALIFLARARLGRFLGIGARLRERHSDRERLRQAAAVFDCTREGVLVTDYRGLIVHVNRAFIEITGYRRDEVIGQQPSLFKSGHHPPGFYQAMFATLEAEGEWSGEIWNRRKTGEIYPQWQTIRVIHDDFGRLSHYVAVFSDISAIKDSESELKHLAHHDPLTDLPNRLLFSDRAEQALASAQTHKRGCALLMLDLDHFKLINDSLGHNVGDRLLKAVATRLQALFGPGITLARLGGDEFAVLAESCPQPAQAAALAQRILDALKEPLLMDGNQLFINASIGISLFPSDALSAEQLLRNADSALFKAKSSGRNGYALYTEELTAHAQQRVEIAFELRRALEQDELRVYYQPVHDLHSSRLIGVEALVRWQHPQRGLVSPAEFIPIAERTGLIADIDAWVMQQACRQMCQWQQSGVVLAFVAVNVSSRLFARRELYQQVAQVLQDTGLDPAYLELEVTESAVMDDPEVALEQMHRLRELGVRLAIDDFGTGYSSLLRLKRLPVQKLKIDQGFVAGLPWDEDDVAIVQVIIALARSMGMQVHAEGIEQVEQATFLLAQECDLGQGYWFGRPVSADRLDWAKTPLIG